The proteins below are encoded in one region of Silene latifolia isolate original U9 population chromosome 2, ASM4854445v1, whole genome shotgun sequence:
- the LOC141642068 gene encoding ABSCISIC ACID-INSENSITIVE 5-like protein 2, with amino-acid sequence MGTQTMGSQAGVGDSSVPKLPGLSRQGSLYSLTFDEVQNQLGNLGKPLGSLNLDELLRTVEATQTVDNGGQNLSRGGVGQPGPGLGKQSSISLSRDLKEKTVEELWREIQQGGKSSSQGQDPERQNTLGEMTLEDFLVQAGIAIDAAAGVGGGGGEGGVGGGNDSSNVGQSNLGGGGVDPNGGPLTNVAQHGQWMPYQMLPHQQQQQHGMMPMFMPGHPVPQPLSGGALSDTGYADRQLVVSTSAMMGTLSDTQAVGVGRKRIISGDVVERTVERRQKRMIKNRESAARSRARKQAYTNELENKVSRLEEENERLRRMMEVEKALPSVPPPPPKHQLRRTNSGPL; translated from the exons ATGGGTACTCAAACAATGGGATCTCAAGCTGGTGTTGGTGATAGTTCGGTCCCGAAACTTCCGGGTTTGTCTAGACAAGGTTCTTTGTATAGTCTTACCTTTGATGAGGTTCAAAACCAGTTGGGAAATTTAGGGAAACCTTTAGGAAGCTTGAATCTTGATGAACTTTTGAGAACAGTGGAAGCTACCCAAACTGTGGATAATGGTGGTCAAAATCTTAGTCGGGGCGGTGTTGGACAGCCGGGTCCAGGACTTGGTAAGCAATCGAGTATTTCATTGTCGAGGGATCTTAAAGAGAAAACTGTTGAGGAGTTGTGGAGAGAGATACAACAAGGAGGGAAGAGTAGTAGTCAGGGACAGGACCCCGAAAGGCAGAATACGCTTGGTGAGATGACATTGGAGGATTTCCTGGTTCAGGCTGGGATTGCTATTGATGCAGCAGCTGGTGTTGGCGGAGGCGGAGGTgaaggtggtgttggtggtggtaatGATAGCAGCAATGTGGGTCAAAGTAatttgggtggtggtggtgttgatcCAAATGGTGGGCCCCTTACCAATGTTGCACAGCATGGTCAGTGGATGCCATACCAGATGCTTccacatcaacaacaacaacaacacggtATGATGCCGATGTTTATGCCAGGTCACCCTGTCCCTCAGCCTTTAAGCGGTGGAGCTCTCTCAGATACAGGTTATGCTGATCGCCAGCTGGTGGTGTCAACGTCTGCTATGATGGGGACATTGTCTGATACACAGGCAGTTGGTGTTGGTCGGAAAAGGATTATCTCTGGGGATGTGGTTGAGAGGACTGTCGAGAGGAGGCAGAAGAGGATGATTAAAAATAGGGAATCTGCTGCACGTTCACGAGCTAGAAAGCAG GCTTACACAAATGAGTTGGAAAATAAAGTTTCGCGGCTTGAAGAGGAGAATGAACGGCTAAGAAGAATGATG GAGGTGGAGAAGGCGCTGCCGAGTGTTCCCCCTCCTCCGCCCAAGCACCAACTCCGTCGAACAAACTCAGGGCCTCTCTAG
- the LOC141642069 gene encoding UBP1-associated protein 2B-like, with translation MVNKRKATAAASTTTPQSNKQQKKQEQPIIEEKPEPIEEIKEEKVEEKVEEQVEEEVEEVEEEVEEEVEEEEEEEEEENQEEEENQEGQNQEVDEDEEPIETLIEPFTKEQLIMIVREAAEKHSDVASRVRKLADMDIVHRKIFVHGLGWDTTTDTLRETFKEYGDIEDCKAVSDKLTGKSKGYGFILFKTRSGAKKALKEPQKTISGRTASCQLAAVGPVAGNSGTAPGLSNVGGFQTEYTQRKIYVSNVSADLDPKKITEYFAKFGEIEEGPLGIDKGTGKFKGFCLFVYKSVESARKALEEPHKQYEGHTLHCQRAIDGPKHGKSSFGGGGHHHNHHHSGGGHGRRGENPGLGVGAGMGSGGVGGVMGGNVAGGAGFNPALGQALTALLASQGAGLGLNNILGNLGGAAAGHLGQGGSGYGGIGPGAVGGLGGGYGNQVGYPNQMGGQGGAGRSQHGYNGAPYGNH, from the coding sequence ATGGTGAACAAGCGAAAGGCCACCGCCGCCGCCTCCACCACCACTCCACaatcaaacaaacaacaaaagaaaCAAGAACAACCAATTATCGAAGAAAAACCAGAACCAATCgaagaaataaaggaagaaaaaGTTGAAGAAAAAGTTGAAGAACAGGTTGAAGAAGAAGTTGAGGAAGTCGAAGAAGAAGTAGAAGAAGAagttgaagaggaagaagaagaagaggaagaagaaaaccaagaagaagaagaaaatcaAGAAGGACAAAATCAAGAAGTTGATGAAGATGAAGAACCAATTGAAACCCTAATTGAACCCTTCACTAAAGAGCAATTAATCATGATTGTTCGCGAAGCAGCGGAGAAACACTCTGACGTTGCTTCACGAGTACGCAAGTTAGCAGACATGGATATTGTTCATCGCAAAATCTTCGTTCATGGATTAGGTTGGGATACAACTACAGATACTTTGCGCGAGACGTTTAAAGAGTACGGCGATATCGAGGATTGTAAAGCTGTATCCGATAAATTAACCGGAAAGTCGAAAGGATACGGTTTTATTCTGTTTAAAACCCGGTCTGGAGCGAAGAAGGCGTTGAAGGAGCCGCAAAAGACGATATCGGGTCGAACTGCGTCGTGTCAGCTTGCTGCGGTTGGGCCTGTGGCGGGAAATAGTGGGACCGCGCCGGGTTTGTCGAATGTGGGTGGATTTCAGACGGAATATACACAGAGGAAGATTTATGTGAGTAATGTATCGGCGGATTTGGACCCGAAGAAGATAACCGAGTATTTTGCGAAATTTGGGGAAATTGAGGAGGGCCCACTTGGGATTGATAAGGGGACGGGGAAGTTTAaagggttttgtttgtttgtgtaTAAGAGTGTTGAGAGCGCGAGGAAGGCGTTAGAGGAGCCGCATAAGCAGTATGAGGGACATACATTGCATTGTCAGAGAGCAATTGATGGTCCGAAACACGGAAAATCATCATTTGGTGGTGGTGggcatcatcataatcatcatcattctgGTGGTGGGCATGGTAGGAGAGGGGAGAACCCGGGTTTGGGTGTTGGAGCTGGTATGGGTTCGGGTGGAGTTGGAGGAGTAATGGGAGGGAATGTGGCAGGTGGGGCCGGGTTTAATCCGGCTTTAGGACAGGCTTTGACGGCTTTGTTGGCTTCGCAGGGTGCGGGATTAGGGTTGAATAATATATTGGGGAATTTAGGAGGTGCGGCTGCTGGGCATTTGGGACAAGGAGGGAGTGGGTATGGAGGGATTGGGCCTGGTGCGGTTGGTGGTTTGGGTGGTGGGTATGGGAATCAAGTTGGGTATCCGAATCAGATGGGTGGTCAAGGTGGAGCGGGGCGGTCGCAGCATGGGTATAATGGTGCACCGTATGGTAATCATTGA